The Angustibacter sp. Root456 genome includes the window ACGAAGCGGTCGGTGCCCTTGAACGCCGAGTGCCGGTAGGTGAACCGGCAGTCGGCGCTCGCGACGGTGACGACCTGCTGGCCGAAGCGGTCCCAGACGCGCACCGAGGCGATGGTCTGCGCGACCTCCTGACCGTAGGCCCCGACGTTCTGCACCGGCGTCGCACCGACGCTGCCGGGGATGCCGGAGAGCGCCTCGATGCCGACCCAGCCCTCGGCGACGGCGCGGGCGACGAGGTCGTCCCACGGCTCACCGGCCGCGACGCGCACGTTCACGCCACCGCAGGAGTCAGCCGACTCCACGGTGACGCCACGCGTCGCGATGCGCACCACCGTGCCGGCGATCGGCTCGTCGGTGACGAGCAGGTTCGAACCGCCCGCGACGACGAGCAGGGGTTCGTCGGCGTCGTCGACCTCGCGGACGGCGTCCACGAGCTCGTCGGTGGTGGTGGCGGTGACCAGCCGATCGGCCGGACCCCCGACGCGGAAGGTGGTGAGCTCGGCGAGGCGGGTCGCGCCGTCGTCAGTGGGTGCCATCACTGCATTCCCTCGTGGCCATTGGGTGCCCCAGCTGCCTTAGGTTGGCGACGGGGTGCCACCGCGGCGTCCCCTCGGGGCGCGGTGGCGGGGGCGAGGAACAGCGCGAGCAAGAGGACGGCGAGCACGAGCCACAGGCTGTCGCGCACCCCCACGTGCTGGGCGAGGAAGCCCACGGCAGGTGGCCCGGCCAGGAACGCCGTGTAGCCGATGGACGCGACGACGCTCACGCGCACCGCGGCGCGGGCGGGGTCGTCTGCGGCGGCGCTCATGCCCACGGGGAAGCCCAGCGACGCGCCGAGCCCCCAGATCACGGCCCCCACCATGGCGACGGGCAGGTTCGGGCCCAGCACCACGAGCAGCAGGCCCACCACAGCCGCGAGCGCGGTGGCGCGCAGCACGCGCACGGTGCCGTAGCGGTCGAGCAGCTTCGTGCCTGCCACGCGCCCGATGGTCATGGCCGTGACGAAGAAGCCGAAGGTCAGCACACCCAGCGCCGGACGGACGTCGAAGCCGTCGATCACCGCGAGCGAGAGCCAGTCGTTCGCGGTGCCCTCGGTGAACGCGAAGGTCAGCACGAGCAGTCCGATGGCGAGCACGCGCGGCTCGCGCCAGGCCGACAGGGCGCTCTCGCGCGGCGTCGCCTCCTGCTCGTGCGCCGATCCTGCCGGTAGGAACCACGTGCAGCCGACCTGCGCCAGCACGAGCACCACGGCCGCGACCACGACGAGGTGCACGACGGTCGCGACGTGCAGGTAGACCAGCAGCGCGCCGGCCAGAGACCCGACGACGCTGCCGACCGACCAGGAGGCGTGGAAGTGCGGCATGACGTGCCGGTCGAGCCGGCGCTCGACCTCAGCGCCCTCGACGTTCATCGCGACGTCCCAGCTGCCCGAGCCGAAGCCCATCAGGAACAGGCCGACGACGAGCAGCGGCACGCGGTCGGCGATCCCGGCGAGCGCGAGGCCGACCGTGCACACCACGGCACCGGCGCGCACGGTGGTGGCCGCACCGACCCGCTGCACCACCGCCCCGGTGCTGGGCAGCGCCAGCACCGCGCCCAGCGACACCGCGAGCAGCACCAGACCCACCTCGGCGGGCTCCAGGCCGAGCCGGTCACGCGTGGACGGGATGCGCGAGACCCACGCCGCGAAGACCAGCCCGTTGAGCAGGAAGACCGCGAGGACGGCGGCGCGAGCTCTCGAGACCTCGGGTGAGGTCACGGCAGCCGGACGACGGCGCGGGCCCGCCCGAGCACGGCCACCGAGGAGCCGTCGTCGCCGCGGGTGGTGGCCGTGAGGTCGACGCGCACGGTGCGTGCGTCGTCGTCCTTGGCCGCGACCACACCGCTCACCTCGATCTGCGCGCCCTCGACGTCGTCGACCGGCACCGGCTTGGTGAAGCGCACGCCGTACTGCACGACGGCGCCGGGGTCGTCGACCCATGCGGTCACCAGTCGCACGGCCGTGGCCATGGTGAACATGCCGTGCGCGATGACGCCGGGCAGACCGACGTCGCGGGCGATGCGGTCGCTCCAGTGGATGGTGTTGAAGTCACCGCTGGCGCCGGCGTAGCGGATGAGGTCGGCGCGGGTGATCGCGTAGACCTGCGTGGGCAGGGTGGTGCCCACCGCGACGGCGTCGAACGTCGGGCGCTCGCTCACGACCCCTCCCCTCGCACGACGATGGTGGACGTGGCGGTGCACACGGCGTCGCCGTCCTCGGTCGTGATCTCGCTGCGGGTGGTGACCATCGAGTGGCCGCCGGCCGAGCGCACGGAGTCGACGTGCAGCACGGCGACCAGCCGGTCGCCGGCCGTGATCGGCCGGTGGTGCACGAAGCTCTGCTCACCGTGCACGACGCGGCTGAAGTCGATGCCCGCCTCGGGGTCGAGCACCAGCTGGGCGTCACAGCGCTGGGCGACGATGACGGCGAAGGTGGGCGGCGCGATGACGTCGCGATAGCCCGCGGCCCGGGCCGCGTCGGGGTCGGTGTGCACGGGGTGCGGCCCCACGACCTCGGCGAACTCGCGGATCTTCTCGCGCCCCACCTCGTACGGCGGGGTCGGCGGGTACTGGCGACCCGCGAACTCGGCGTTGACCATGGGCCTCACGCTACCGGCGTCCGCAGACAGCACGACGAAGCGGCCGCCCCCTGGACGGGGACGGCCGCTTCGGATGCGTGGAGGCTGCTCAGCGGGTCTCGCGGTGCAGCGTGTGGCGCTTCTCGCGACGGCAGTACTTCTTGAGCTCGAGCCGGTCGGGGTCGTTGCGCCGGTTCTTCTTGGTGATGTAGTTGCGCTCCTTGCACTCCGTGCACGCCAGAGTGATCTTCGGGCGGATGTCGGCGCTCTTGGTGGCCACGGGGGACGCTCGCTTTCGGGGGAGTCAACTACGACACGCAGGAACAACTTCACGAGGATACGGGACAGGCGGCGGCGAACCAAACCCGCGCCCGTGCGTAGCGGGGGCGGGACTCGAACCCGCGACACCACGATTATGAGCCGTGTGCTCTAACCACCTGAGCTACCCCGCCGGGTGAGCCTCGCCGTCCAGCACACGCGTGGACGGCCAGCCTCGTCGAGCCCCAATACGGAATCGAACCGTAGACCTTCTCCTTACCATGGAGACGCTCTGCCGACTGAGCTATTGGGGCAGCGCGGACGAGCGTACACGGTGAGGGCAGCCCCCGAGAAATCGACCGACAGACCGGCTAGAGACCCAGCTCGTCCAGGCCCGGGTGGTCGTCCGGACGCGGGCCGGCGAGGTCCCAGTGGAACAGCCTCTCGGCGTCGCTGATGGGCAGGTCGTTGATGCTCGCGTGCCGCCGGCGCATGAGGCCGTGCTCGTCGAACTCCCAGTTCTCGTTGCCGTACGAGCGCCACCACTGCCCGTCCGCGTCGTGCGACTCGTAGGCGAACCGCACGGCGATCCGGTCGTCGCCGAAGGCCCACAGGCCCTTGATGAGCCGGTACTCCCGCTCGCGCTCCCACTTGCGGGCGAGGAAGGCGACGATCTGCTCGCGGCCCTCGACGAACTCGTGGCGGTTCCGCCACCGGCTGTCGACCGTGTAGGCGAGCGAGACGCGCTGGGGGTCACGGGTGTTCCACGCGTTCTCAGCGCCCCGCACCTTGGCGAGGGCGTCCTCGCGGCTGAACGGCGGCACGGGCGGCCTGGTCTCCATGACGGCTCCTCTCGACGCGACCTGCTCAGCGAACCGCCTGCGACCACTTCTGGCAACGGCACGGTCGTGGCACCGAAGGCCAGCAGGCTGGCCCCCGGCGCCACGACCGGATCCTCACGAACGGATCCTGCGCAGACGCAGTCAGCCGACGTGGATGCGGACAACCTGACCGGTCGGGCCGCCGCTGTTGTGGGCCGGCATGGTGCTCCAGTTCGACACGTAGACCGCGCCGTCGTGGTAGGCGAAGCCGGACGGCAGGAACAGCGAGCCCGCGCCGAGGACGGTGCGGTGCCCGCTGGGCGTGATCCGGACGACGGCACCTGCGGGATCGGGGCCGAACATGCCGTTGGTCTGGAACTGCGTCACGTAGAAGTTGCCGCGGCGGTCGAAGCCGCAGCCCTGGATTCCGGTGAAGCCACGCCACTTGACGGTCGCGTGGCCGTTCACGATGCGCCACACCCGCGCGTGCCCGGGCTCGTAGCTGCCGCCGAGCAGCTCACCGACGTACAACGAGCCGTCGGGTGCCGGCGCCACGCAGGTCGGCACGGCGTCCGTCGCCGAGCCGCGAGGGACCTGCAGGTAGGTCAACGTCGAGACGTGGCCGCGCGCATCGACCTTGGCGATGAGGTTGGCACCGGCGTCCGCGACGTAGTGGGTGCGTCCCACCGTCGTGATCGCGTTGGGGTTGGCGTCGGGGAACTGGTCCGGCTGCAGGTACTTGTGGTGGTCGGTCCAGCGGTAGTCGACGTTACCGGTGGAGGCCACGACCGACCAGGAACCGTTGCGAGAGATGGCAAGCGTGCGTCCCAGCTGGTGCCGCAGGGCCCGCACGACGGCACCGGACGGCGCGTCCGGCGGCACGACCGCGCTGTGCAGTGCCATCTGGCCGTAGACCCGGCCGCGGTGAGCTGACACGGCGACCATGCCCTCGGCTGCCGTGCCGTCCGGAGCGGCGACGGACGCGAGGTGGTCGACCACGGTGCGAAGGTGGCCGTGCCAGAGCACGCTGACCGCGCCCGTGCGGCCGGCGCACTGCGGGCCCTCGGGGCCGGCGCCGAGGCAGACGCTGCCACCGTGGCCGGCTTCGGCGATGTAGAGCCGCCCGGCTCTGTCGAAGGAGAGCCCGCGGGGGTTGTCGAGGTGGTTGGCGACGACGGTGACGCCGGGTGCGCCGGCACTCGCCGACACCGGCGGTGCGGCGAGGATGACTGCGGCCAAGGTCGCGATGGTCGCGGAGAGCGAGACGGCGAGTCGGCGACTCCTGCCGCGCGTTGATGCTGGATCACGCATGGTGCCTCCTTGGGTGGACCTGACCCCTCGGAGTGTTCTCGCGGTCAGCCGAGCCGTCACCCGGTTGGGCGGAACCATCTGCCACACCCGTCACGAGTTATCGGACCAACCTCGCGATCGTGGCATCGAGGGTCAGCGCGGCGACCCTCGATGCCACGACCCGGAGCCGTCGGCTCAGGGCGCGAAGGGGACGCGCGTCCAGCTCAGCACCTCGCGGCGATCGGGGTGCACGGTGACCTTGAGCCAGTCGTCGAGCCCGGTCGAGCCGTCGACGGTGACCCGCCGCAGGTTGTCGGCTGGGGCGGCCACGCCGTAGAACGAGAGCCACGGCGAGCCAGAAGCCAGGGGCGCGTCGGCGTTGTAGACGTGGCTGTCGCCGTTGAACAGGTACACCGGACGCCGGAACGACCGCGACTCCCGGGCGATCGTCTGCACGATCGGAGCGAACGCGTAGGAGTCGGCGAACGACGGGTCGTTCTCGGTGGGGTCGAACATGTCGGCCTGCATCATGAGGACGACGGCGCGGTCCCGGTGCTGACGCGCGTCGGCGAAGGTGTCGCGGATGAGCTCGACGGACGCCGCCGTGCGCTCGAGCACCTCGGCCGCCTGCTGCGGCGTGGGCGC containing:
- a CDS encoding ScyD/ScyE family protein — its product is MAAVILAAPPVSASAGAPGVTVVANHLDNPRGLSFDRAGRLYIAEAGHGGSVCLGAGPEGPQCAGRTGAVSVLWHGHLRTVVDHLASVAAPDGTAAEGMVAVSAHRGRVYGQMALHSAVVPPDAPSGAVVRALRHQLGRTLAISRNGSWSVVASTGNVDYRWTDHHKYLQPDQFPDANPNAITTVGRTHYVADAGANLIAKVDARGHVSTLTYLQVPRGSATDAVPTCVAPAPDGSLYVGELLGGSYEPGHARVWRIVNGHATVKWRGFTGIQGCGFDRRGNFYVTQFQTNGMFGPDPAGAVVRITPSGHRTVLGAGSLFLPSGFAYHDGAVYVSNWSTMPAHNSGGPTGQVVRIHVG
- a CDS encoding MaoC family dehydratase N-terminal domain-containing protein; protein product: MVNAEFAGRQYPPTPPYEVGREKIREFAEVVGPHPVHTDPDAARAAGYRDVIAPPTFAVIVAQRCDAQLVLDPEAGIDFSRVVHGEQSFVHHRPITAGDRLVAVLHVDSVRSAGGHSMVTTRSEITTEDGDAVCTATSTIVVRGEGS
- a CDS encoding MaoC family dehydratase; this translates as MSERPTFDAVAVGTTLPTQVYAITRADLIRYAGASGDFNTIHWSDRIARDVGLPGVIAHGMFTMATAVRLVTAWVDDPGAVVQYGVRFTKPVPVDDVEGAQIEVSGVVAAKDDDARTVRVDLTATTRGDDGSSVAVLGRARAVVRLP
- a CDS encoding MFS transporter; amino-acid sequence: MTSPEVSRARAAVLAVFLLNGLVFAAWVSRIPSTRDRLGLEPAEVGLVLLAVSLGAVLALPSTGAVVQRVGAATTVRAGAVVCTVGLALAGIADRVPLLVVGLFLMGFGSGSWDVAMNVEGAEVERRLDRHVMPHFHASWSVGSVVGSLAGALLVYLHVATVVHLVVVAAVVLVLAQVGCTWFLPAGSAHEQEATPRESALSAWREPRVLAIGLLVLTFAFTEGTANDWLSLAVIDGFDVRPALGVLTFGFFVTAMTIGRVAGTKLLDRYGTVRVLRATALAAVVGLLLVVLGPNLPVAMVGAVIWGLGASLGFPVGMSAAADDPARAAVRVSVVASIGYTAFLAGPPAVGFLAQHVGVRDSLWLVLAVLLLALFLAPATAPRGDAAVAPRRQPKAAGAPNGHEGMQ
- the rpmG gene encoding 50S ribosomal protein L33, which encodes MATKSADIRPKITLACTECKERNYITKKNRRNDPDRLELKKYCRREKRHTLHRETR
- a CDS encoding UDP-N-acetylmuramate dehydrogenase translates to MAPTDDGATRLAELTTFRVGGPADRLVTATTTDELVDAVREVDDADEPLLVVAGGSNLLVTDEPIAGTVVRIATRGVTVESADSCGGVNVRVAAGEPWDDLVARAVAEGWVGIEALSGIPGSVGATPVQNVGAYGQEVAQTIASVRVWDRFGQQVVTVASADCRFTYRHSAFKGTDRFVVLDVLFQLRLGDLSAPVGYADLARGLGVEVGARVPLAEAREAVLAQRRRRGMVLDADDHDTWSAGSFFTNPILSPGRFEALRERVHDVLGPDVDPPAFPGGEGVKTSAAWLIERAGFTKGYGLPGPAALSTKHTLALTNRGGASASDLVALAREVRDGVRDRFGVTLVNEPVLVGLSL
- a CDS encoding nuclear transport factor 2 family protein; its protein translation is METRPPVPPFSREDALAKVRGAENAWNTRDPQRVSLAYTVDSRWRNRHEFVEGREQIVAFLARKWEREREYRLIKGLWAFGDDRIAVRFAYESHDADGQWWRSYGNENWEFDEHGLMRRRHASINDLPISDAERLFHWDLAGPRPDDHPGLDELGL